tgctaagtgcaatgcacaTATGATGTAAATTAGTGTCTACACAGGTTAAGAGGTGTAGTTATTGAAAAGGAAAGTGGTGGAGTAGTACAAAGTTGGGCATGTGAATCCAGCTCAATAATAATGGGAAGATTGTACCATAAATATCTTTCAGGTAATGGGTGCCCACTGCCCACAATTAGGAAGCTAAAGGACCCTAAGTCATCACTCATCACTATGTGGTCCTCAGGAGGGGCACACACAACACAACTTCTTATGTTACTTCTTAGGGCTTCCATGTGCTTTGTTACATAACCTTCTCAAAAAGAAAAACCGCCATTGCAAAAGGGTATGGAGTATGGACTTGGTTCCCACCCAGGACTTCTaacttttgctatttttttttacatattgtTTGAAAGAAGCTAAATACTAGACCAATAAAAAGAGAACAAACTTCCTACGAATCAAGTAAACTAAGGTTGTTAAGGTTAACTTGAAAATTTGTGTCACATATAAAGATTACATGTAAGGAAAGGGAAAATTagcaatgataaaaaaaaattgcattcaCTTCTCATACAGTATACACATAACACACTATTTTTTCGGTATTTGATAACTTCTCAAACCCTGCCAATACTTGCTTGTGGCCTAAGAAAAAGTCATGGCCACTATTATGAAAGTTTAGCCCATATAGGACAGCCTTTCCCATAATTTGGGCTGCCCATTCAACCAAGCAAAGCCTCTACTTTTTGGGCTACGTCAGAAGCAGATAAGACCATGACCAAAAACACAAATAGAAGCAGATAAGACATCCACCCAAAATTTATATACAAGACAAGGGAGAAACGTGTCCAAAAAAAAGTACTAGTAAATGATCGAATTAGTTTCAAAAAGTGACTGATTTTTTAAAGTGGTTTCTAAAagtctttttaattaaattttttcttcaaagatTTTAAGTTGTCATGTTACTTCTTCCGTCACTTTCATTGTCAATGATGTCAGAATTTGTTGATATGATACGTTAAGTGACATCACAACACATATCTATTAATCTTAATTGGCGACTAATATGATAAGTTTGTTAAATTAAAtcagataaatttttaattgaaaaattctaatgcctcaaaattttttttcaattagattttgatttgatctaattttataatcaattaaaatttttagaagtgTATTGTAGTGTCACTTAAGGCATACATTAACAAAATTTGAATgacgaatttgattaaaaaatttttttagactaatttaaaaatggAGTGATATTTTAGGAAGCGAATTTAATAGTGAATTTGATCGTTTATTGTATAATAGTTGCTTAGGCTccttttttttatggttaaattTAAACGAAAAATGACACAACTAAGTACTAGCATGCTTTCTgtatattatttgtattttaaatgttTCTTAAACAAAAGTCAGTCACaggttatatatataaaaatataagttatgAAAGATCAGATCAGCGGAAGCAAAGTTGGGAGAAGTTTTCCTGTTTTCAAGTGAAATAGGCTGAGTCCCAAATAACTATCTTCCCCTCAGGTCAAAATTCATTTATATGCTGATACCTACTCTTTATTCTTAAGAATATTTGATCATTTTCATGCATAGATTCTGAGTTTCTGCTGTGCTTGGTAGTtctgtttcattcatgaaaacTGTTGTATTTTTACTgggtaatatatttttttacatttgaattttgttaaaaattttaaaaatattcttaagttttattttatttgtatcaaTATATTCTCACAACTCGTTTAGGACCAATCCatgataattataatttgtttgtgttgaatgttattcttataaaattttgttgaattcgtcataaattttttgaaaaagtagtcaTTAGGGTAAATTTGATTGCAAATTAAAAACTTCTATGacaaaactaaaacaagataaaatgtagggataattttaaaaattttaacaaattttaggGAAAAAATAACACTCCTGCTTTCGTTTTCTTGAGCAATAACATTCTAAATTTTGCTGCTTATTTGTCATCATGCATTTCTACAAAGTTTTCTACTTTCTTCGAGGTCAACAATCCCATATCTGTGCGTATTAATTGTGATAATCTACTTGCTCATAAGATGTTTGTGTATTTGTCTCTGTGAACTTTGGAGAGGAATTAATAACAATGTTTCATTGTGAACCATTtgttttcattcattcattctttctttctagATACTAGAAATGGATGCTGAGACAGTGGTGCATACTGGAGGTTGCCATTGCAAGAGTGTGAGGTGGAAAGTGGTTGCTCCTTCAAGTGTTGTTGCATTGGACTGCAACTGCTCTGACTGCTCCATGAGAGGCAATACTCATTTTGTTGTGCCTGCTGTCAATTTTCAGCTTTTAGGGGAATCTTCCAAGTTTATTACAACTTATACCTTCGGCACTCACACTGCAAAGCACACATTCTGCAAGATCTGCGGTATAAGCTCGTTCTATCATCCGCGGTCGAACCCGGATGGTGTTGCGGTTACTTTCAGGTGTGTGGACCCTGGAACATTGACACACATTGAAATAAGGAAGGCTGATGGCAAGAACTGGGAGAGCTGGTTTAATCAGTCAGACATCTCTTCATTTTCAAAGGTTCAGAAGTAACTCCCTACAAGAACTGGGACATAGATGAGATCAATAGGGGAGTGGATCCTCTccagtgaaaaaaatattaaatggtATGCAATGTTTAATCTAATCACACTGGATTCTGTCAAGTGTTAAAAAAACTGGAAGATATTTTTCCTTCCACTTCTTTTATGCTTTTGCATTACTGTATGTAAGTGCCCGCAGATACTTGAACATTATGAATATCTGGGTGTGGATTTGGCATCCCAAACCAACATGCTCACAATTGAcctaaaaacaagaaaaagaaagagtcGCGAACAAGTTACGTCTCTTTGACCGATATACTTGCTTTAGAATGTTTATGCTTCCTTTATATGAGATGGGAAGAGAGACGGGTTTTCATATTTGTTTTAATGACTGTTATGGTATGTTGGCCAGTGCTCCGCATAGCATAAACACTTAATTATATACAATAGCAAGAGCCGACAGTTAGCCATACGAATTTGACCATTTGGTTTTCTCGCATGGAAAAATTTCATGGTAAGAGGGAACTTCACAATCAATCGGGTAACCCGAAATTGTACATGGCAACAATTCTACAAAATGGTTCTTTTACACTGCATATTACAATGGAATAGATAAAGcctagtttaattttattaggtACTCTTAACCGAGAAACTTTGTGGGTGCAAGTTCTTGCATTGTcaaggaaaacaaaaaacatgaatctgttttttatttaaaccaaaaaattaaaatccatGCTTCATTTCTTCAACAGTGCACTGCACTGTGCCATTATCTTGGAAGCCCTGGTAATCGCATCGGTCATATAGAAATTCTCTACGGCAGTCCCGAATGCAGTGGTATCTATCTTAGTATTGAAGGTTGGCCTTAGAGAAGATGGCAATGTAGCTGGTTCTCTCTCATCTTGGCGCACTAGGTTTGGGGCTACAATCTTGATTCGAGCACGAACAGCACCAACTGAATCATAGGGCAAATCGATTCCAGCCACCTCAGACAGAGCCCGAATTATCTTCCAGTCATCCCTGGAGTCACCAACTGTTGGAACTGCAGGCAGAGTTTGTTGAGTGCATCCTTCAGTATTTTCATAGGTTCCTTCCTTCTCACTGAATGCTGCAGCTGGCAAAATGATGTTGGCACGATAAACACTCTTGTCACCATGGTGACCTTgataaacaacaaaagaatcagCTGGGATCTTGTCCAAGTTTATATCATCGGCACCCATCAAATATACAAATTTTGCAGACTCGAGACTTTTTTCAGATTGAGGCACAAGTCCAAGGTCAAGTGCAGCAGCCTGGGCAGCATGAAGAAGTAATACATTAAGGCCGTTCCAATCAGGTCTGACAACCTTACCTTGTTTTGCAATGGTTTCAATAGCTGCAAAAATTGCATCCTGGTCCTTTCTCTCAAATATTCCAGCACCGACAATGATAACAGGGTTTTTGGCATTTGATATAGTCTTGGAGAATGGGTGGTGGCCCTCAGCAATTTCAAGTAGTGTTTGGGGGCCAGTACCAAGATGTTGGTGGTCATAGTTGAAATCAGTAGCAGGACCGATGTACCCAACCTTGGCTTGAGTTGCTCTGACAGTCTTGCGTATTCTGGCATTAACCATAGCAGCTTCCACCCTTGGCTGCAAATTTGATATTAAACACACAAGATAGTATTAGATaaccaaatacaaaaaaataatgcaCCCAAGAAAGCACAATGTGTAAATAGTAGATGAACTCAGCAAAAATATAGAATACTTCACaaaaattctttgttgttgataGTCTTGTATTCTCTAAACCTACCCATGCCTATAAACTCCAAAATAACAGTTATAGAATCAAGTCCATGGACACGGTAACTACTAAAAAGAAATGGAATTCGAATAAAACAAGAACCATTTGATCATCAGCAAAGTTAGAAAGACGTATATAAGGAATATTTAGAAATGACTCACTAAAATCAGAGACTAGTGATATACCTGGGTACCAACCAACAGAAAGACATCTGCATTCTCAAGGCCAGCAATGCTAGTATTCATAATATATCCCGATCTCAAATCTGCACTAGTATTTTCGCCAATGCCTTCACACCACACATTATTTGATCCCATCTTATTTACAAAATCTTTTAGTGCAATCATGGACTCAGCATCGGAAAGTTTGCCAGCTATTCCAACAATTTCTTCTGGTTTAACTTTGTGCGCAACCTCAGCTACCACCGCAAGGGCATCGCGCCAGCTGACAGACTTAAAACGTCCATCAGGACCACGAATCATAGGGTCATTTAACCTCTGCCTCTTCAAACCATCATAACAAAAGCGGGTCTTGTCTGAAATCCATTCTTCATTTATGTCCTGCAAAGGGAATGCAGAATAGACTATATCGGCaaactataaatataaaaatgaacCTTCTAGACA
The genomic region above belongs to Arachis duranensis cultivar V14167 chromosome 3, aradu.V14167.gnm2.J7QH, whole genome shotgun sequence and contains:
- the LOC107481038 gene encoding uncharacterized protein LOC107481038 — encoded protein: MDAETVVHTGGCHCKSVRWKVVAPSSVVALDCNCSDCSMRGNTHFVVPAVNFQLLGESSKFITTYTFGTHTAKHTFCKICGISSFYHPRSNPDGVAVTFRCVDPGTLTHIEIRKADGKNWESWFNQSDISSFSKVQK
- the LOC107481037 gene encoding LOW QUALITY PROTEIN: NADH dehydrogenase [ubiquinone] iron-sulfur protein 1, mitochondrial (The sequence of the model RefSeq protein was modified relative to this genomic sequence to represent the inferred CDS: inserted 1 base in 1 codon), with the protein product MGLGLLASKAMRPTSRLLNSQNPRNIFIRTIVSKPELQKPEXAQAQAPPPDLPPRTPVAGARVHFPNPEDAIEVFVDGYPVKIPKGMTVLQACEVAGVDIPRFCYHSRLSIAGNCRMCLVEVEKSPKPVASCAMPALPGMKIKTDTPVAKKAREGVMEFLLMNHPLDCPICDQGGECDLQDQSMAFGSDRGRFTEMKRSVVDKNLGPLVKTVMTRCIQCTRCVRFATEVAGVQDLGMLGRGSGEEIGTYVEKLMTSELSGNVIDICPVGALTSKPFAFKARNWELKGTESIDVTDAVGSNIRIDSRGPEVMRILPRLNEDINEEWISDKTRFCYDGLKRQRLNDPMIRGPDGRFKSVSWRDALAVVAEVAHKVKPEEIVGIAGKLSDAESMIALKDFVNKMGSNNVWCEGIGENTSADLRSGYIMNTSIAGLENADVFLLVGTQPRVEAAMVNARIRKTVRATQAKVGYIGPATDFNYDHQHLGTGPQTLLEIAEGHHPFSKTISNAKNPVIIVGAGIFERKDQDAIFAAIETIAKQGKVVRPDWNGLNVLLLHAAQAAALDLGLVPQSEKSLESAKFVYLMGADDINLDKIPADSFVVYQGHHGDKSVYRANIILPAAAFSEKEGTYENTEGCTQQTLPAVPTVGDSRDDWKIIRALSEVAGIDLPYDSVGAVRARIKIVAPNLVRQDEREPATLPSSLRPTFNTKIDTTAFGTAVENFYMTDAITRASKIMAQCSALLKK